Proteins encoded together in one Zerene cesonia ecotype Mississippi chromosome 22, Zerene_cesonia_1.1, whole genome shotgun sequence window:
- the LOC119836059 gene encoding probable deoxyhypusine synthase, producing the protein MDVPKIEKTKSLAPDVAVSAVLVPSQELPAETPTVAGYDWENGTDYNKILESYARSGFQATSFGKAVTEINKMLKCRSIPLTEETCDPYEEDVFIKKKTNCTIFLGYTSNMISSGLRDTIRFLVKNKLVDCIVTTAGGVEEDFIKCLAPTYVGDFNLSGKILRTRGINRIGNLLVPNDNYCLFEEWVTPLLNEMLDEQLQDSAVWSPSRIIARLGERINNESSVCYWAWKNNIPIFSPALTDGSLGDMMYFHSYKRPGLIIDILGDLRRVNTMAVKANNTGVIILGGGVVKHHICNANLMRNGADYAVYVNTASEYDGSDSGARPDEAVSWGKIRPNATPVKLYADATLVFPLLVAQTFAKHHFSNKKNV; encoded by the coding sequence atGGATGTTCCGAAAATTGAGAAAACTAAATCACTTGCGCCCGATGTGGCCGTGAGTGCTGTGTTAGTACCTAGCCAGGAGTTGCCTGCGGAAACACCAACAGTAGCTGGCTATGACTGGGAGAATGGCACcgattataacaaaatacttgAGAGCTACGCGCGCTCCGGCTTCCAAGCAACCAGCTTCGGGAAAGCCGTCAcagaaatcaataaaatgttaaaatgtcgATCCATACCTCTCACTGAAGAAACATGCGATCCGTATGAGGAAGACGTATTCATAAAGAAGAAGACGAACTGCACGATTTTCTTAGGATACACATCGAACATGATTTCATCGGGTTTGCGTGATACGATACGATTTTTAGTTAAGAATAAGCTTGTTGACTGTATTGTGACTACGGCTGGCGGTGTGGAagaagattttattaaatgcctTGCTCCAACCTATGTAGGAGACTTTAATTTAAGtggtaaaatattaagaacaaGAGGTATAAACAGGATTGGCAATTTATTAGTACCAAATGATAACTATTGCTTATTCGAGGAATGGGTGACTCCGTTGCTTAATGAAATGCTCGATGAGCAGCTACAGGACAGTGCTGTGTGGTCACCGTCAAGGATTATAGCGAGATTAGGTGAAAGAATCAATAACGAGAGCTCTGTGTGCTATTGGGCATGGAAAAACAACATTCCGATCTTTAGCCCAGCATTAACCGATGGGTCGTTAGGTGATATGatgtattttcattcatataaaCGCCCAGGGCTCATAATCGATATATTGGGAGACCTTAGACGAGTTAACACTATGGCAGTCAAGGCAAACAATACTGGTGTCATCATACTAGGTGGAGGTGTAGTAAAGCATCACATTTGTAACGCCAATCTGATGAGGAATGGGGCTGATTATGCTGTATACGTAAATACTGCCAGTGAATATGATGGTAGTGATTCTGGGGCGAGGCCAGATGAAGCGGTCTCATGGGGCAAGATCAGACCAAATGCAACACCAGTCAAGCTATATGCGGACGCGACGTTGGTGTTCCCGCTACTTGTAGCTCAGACATTTGCGAAACATCATTTTAGCAATAAAAagaatgtgtaa